Proteins from a genomic interval of Apium graveolens cultivar Ventura unplaced genomic scaffold, ASM990537v1 ctg6616, whole genome shotgun sequence:
- the LOC141703410 gene encoding uncharacterized protein LOC141703410, whose amino-acid sequence MAGNITNTSSQPSISIFRGEKYHLWSLKMKTMFKSQELWDLVGKGYDEPNPAPAVPDQQLRDNRKKDAKALFFIQSALDGDIFSRISSANSAHGAWEILKQEYLGDARVIKVRLQTFRSDFAKLVMGEKEYVQTYLSRVTEIVSQMRSYGEEISNEKL is encoded by the coding sequence CTCAATTTCCATCTTTAGAGGTGAAAAATATCATTTGTGGAGTCTTAAAATGAAGACTATGTTTAAATCCCAAGAATTATGGGATTTGGTGGGCAAAGGTTATGATGAACCAAATCCAGCACCGGCCGTGCCCGATCAGCAACTGAGGGACAACCGCAAAAAGGATGCCAAGGCGTTGTTCTTCATTCAATCGGCATTAGATGGCGATATTTTTTCACGAATTTCATCTGCTAATAGTGCACATGGAGCATGGGAGATACTCAAACAGGAGTATTTGGGTGATGCGAGGGTAATTAAGGTACGATTGCAAACTTTTCGCAGTGATTTTGCTAAATTGGTCATGGGAGAGAAAGAGTATGTTCAAACTTATTTGTCTAGAGTGACTGAAATTGTCAGTCAGATGAGATCGTATGGTGAAGAGATTAGCAATGAAAAATTGTGA